One genomic segment of Musa acuminata AAA Group cultivar baxijiao chromosome BXJ3-3, Cavendish_Baxijiao_AAA, whole genome shotgun sequence includes these proteins:
- the LOC135632805 gene encoding uncharacterized protein LOC135632805 isoform X2, producing MASADAVSPSSARRSLRHLLFNPPSPSSPRPHRAADWNPLIAPPPPQPPRKKKGLAAAAFRGLGCASASASQAYAPAAAAAVRSSADWQGKRPRRRREKKKAERKNQAIGDVWCAPGMPFAAEASVDCVVAHQPMVSRGRPDAAERIHRERPYFPRRVGHREEISTFMDSPPVLDTPFFGPDLFPSGHLRHLRGFHRAPGGLEELMMFQTRILLGGGLDVYDRFREWRLDVDNMSYEELLELGDKIGSVSTGLREEEIACSLRKIKHSVFDASARHLATEIERK from the exons ctcccccAGGCCCCACCGCGCCGCCGACTGGAACCCACTGATCGCACCTCCTCCCCCTCAACCGCCGCGCAAGAAGAAGGGGCTCGCAGCGGCGGCGTTCCGCGGGCTCGGGTGCGCGTCCGCTTCTGCGTCGCAGGCGTACGcgcccgccgctgccgccgcggtGAGGTCGTCGGCGGATTGGCAGGGCAAGCGGCCGCGGCggaggagggagaagaagaaggccgAGAGGAAGAACCAGGCCATCGGGGACGTCTGGTGCGCCCCCGGGATGCCGTTCGCCGCCGAGGCGTCGGTGGACTGCGTCGTGGCGCACCAGCCAATGGTCTCGAGAGGAAGGCCGGATGCTGCCGAGCGGATCCACAGGGAG CGACCTTACTTCCCTAGAAGGGTTGGCCACAGAGAAGAGATCTCAACCTTCATGGATTCTCCCCCAGTTCTCGATACGCCATTTTTTGGACCTGATCTCTTTCCATCAGGACACCTTCGCCACTTGCGAGGATTTCACCGTGCTCCTGGTGGGCTTGAAGAG CTCATGATGTTCCAGACAAGAATTTTGTTGGGTGGAGGACTGGATGTATACGACCGATTCCGTGAATGGCGACTTGATGTTGATAATATGTCATATGAG GAACTGCTTGAGCTGGGTGACAAAATTGGATCCGTGAGCACTGGACTGAGAGAGGAAGAGATTGCATGCAGTCTCAGGAAAATAAAGCATTCAGTTTTTGATGCCTCAGCAAGGCATCTCGCGACCGAAATCGAACGGAAAT GA
- the LOC135632805 gene encoding uncharacterized protein LOC135632805 isoform X1, with translation MASADAVSPSSARRSLRHLLFNPPSPSSPRPHRAADWNPLIAPPPPQPPRKKKGLAAAAFRGLGCASASASQAYAPAAAAAVRSSADWQGKRPRRRREKKKAERKNQAIGDVWCAPGMPFAAEASVDCVVAHQPMVSRGRPDAAERIHRERPYFPRRVGHREEISTFMDSPPVLDTPFFGPDLFPSGHLRHLRGFHRAPGGLEELMMFQTRILLGGGLDVYDRFREWRLDVDNMSYEELLELGDKIGSVSTGLREEEIACSLRKIKHSVFDASARHLATEIERKCSICQEEYEANDETGRLECGHGYHMYCIKQWLLLKNACPVCKAPVLKT, from the exons ctcccccAGGCCCCACCGCGCCGCCGACTGGAACCCACTGATCGCACCTCCTCCCCCTCAACCGCCGCGCAAGAAGAAGGGGCTCGCAGCGGCGGCGTTCCGCGGGCTCGGGTGCGCGTCCGCTTCTGCGTCGCAGGCGTACGcgcccgccgctgccgccgcggtGAGGTCGTCGGCGGATTGGCAGGGCAAGCGGCCGCGGCggaggagggagaagaagaaggccgAGAGGAAGAACCAGGCCATCGGGGACGTCTGGTGCGCCCCCGGGATGCCGTTCGCCGCCGAGGCGTCGGTGGACTGCGTCGTGGCGCACCAGCCAATGGTCTCGAGAGGAAGGCCGGATGCTGCCGAGCGGATCCACAGGGAG CGACCTTACTTCCCTAGAAGGGTTGGCCACAGAGAAGAGATCTCAACCTTCATGGATTCTCCCCCAGTTCTCGATACGCCATTTTTTGGACCTGATCTCTTTCCATCAGGACACCTTCGCCACTTGCGAGGATTTCACCGTGCTCCTGGTGGGCTTGAAGAG CTCATGATGTTCCAGACAAGAATTTTGTTGGGTGGAGGACTGGATGTATACGACCGATTCCGTGAATGGCGACTTGATGTTGATAATATGTCATATGAG GAACTGCTTGAGCTGGGTGACAAAATTGGATCCGTGAGCACTGGACTGAGAGAGGAAGAGATTGCATGCAGTCTCAGGAAAATAAAGCATTCAGTTTTTGATGCCTCAGCAAGGCATCTCGCGACCGAAATCGAACGGAAATGTAGTATCTGCCAA GAAGAATATGAAGCCAACGATGAAACCGGAAGGCTGGAGTGCGGCCACGGCTACCATATGTACTGCATAAAGCAGTGGCTCTTGCTAAAGAATGCCTGCCCTGTTTGCAAGGCACCTGTTCTCAAGACTTAG
- the LOC135632798 gene encoding receptor protein kinase-like protein ZAR1 isoform X1: protein MCHPLMGLSSSSPSPLSLLCLLCAASLLLVVNGLNGEGTALLSFKAGIREDPSGSLASWNSSDQDPCSWNGITCRGVSVVALSLPKKKLVGYLPSALGSLQSLRHVNLRNNRLFGNLSAGLFAARGLQSLVLYGNFLSESLPPEIGQLLYLQNLDLSGNLFAGSLPTSLIQCKRLKALVLSHNNFTGSLPLGFGSSLAGLGKLDLSYNGFDGPIPSDVGNLTRLQGTLDLSHNRFSGSIPPSLGNLPEKVYIDLTYNNLSGLIPQNGALENRGPTAFIGNPDLCGPPLKNLCPSGAPPSNPFLPNNYSPPAPEGNGTYNGNSSKGVSKAAIIAIAVGDVVGIVLIALVFFYFYCKATASLGVKEDGGNSDTRLKGRKECMCFRKEESETLSDNIEQYELVPLDRHVTFDLDGLLKASAFVLGKSGIGIVYKVVLDDGPALAVRRLGEGGSQRFKEFQTEVEAIGKVRHPNIVTLRAYYWSIDEKLLIYDYIPNGSLSAAIHGRAGTRNSAPLSWEVRLKIMKGIAKGLAFLHEFSPKKYVHGDLKPNNVLLGLDMEPYISDFGVGRLANIAGGSPFLQSDRIAVEKTQSQQSDVAFGPVISRGSCYQAPEALKTLKPSQKWDVYAYGVILLELISGRSPLVLLETMEMDLVCWIQFCIEEKKPLLDVLDPFLAQELDREDEIITVLKIALACVQADPEKRPSMRHATDTIQRLINKN, encoded by the exons ATG TGTCATCCACTCATGGGCTTGTCGTCATCGTCACCATCTCCTCTGTCGCTTCTCTGCCTTCTGTGCGCCGCCTCTCTTCTCCTCGTTGTTAATGGCCTGAACGGCGAAGGCACCGCACTCCTCTCCTTCAAGGCTGGCATCAGGGAGGACCCCAGTGGCTCCCTTGCAAGCTGGAACTCTTCCGACCAGGACCCCTGCTCCTGGAACGGGATCACCTGCAGGGGTGTCTCGGTGGTCGCTCTAAGCCTGCCGAAGAAGAAGCTGGTAGGCTACCTCCCCTCTGCTCTCGGCTCCCTCCAATCTCTGAGGCACGTCAACCTTCGGAACAACAGGCTCTTCGGCAACCTCTCCGCCGGCCTCTTCGCCGCCCGTGGGCTACAAAGTTTGGTCCTTTACGGGAATTTCTTGTCCGAGTCGCTCCCGCCGGAGATCGGCCAGCTTCTGTACCTTCAGAACTTGGACCTTTCCGGCAACCTGTTCGCCGGCTCGTTGCCGACCTCTTTGATCCAGTGCAAGCGGTTGAAGGCCCTCGTCCTGAGCCACAACAACTTCACCGGTTCTTTGCCCCTTGGTTTCGGTAGCAGCCTTGCTGGGTTGGGGAAGCTCGATCTTTCTTACAACGGATTCGATGGTCCGATTCCGAGTGACGTCGGTAATCTTACTAGGCTTCAAGGAACCCTGGATTTGTCCCACAACCGATTCTCTGGCTCGATCCCGCCGAGCCTTGGAAATCTGCCGGAGAAGGTCTACATCGATCTCACCTATAACAATCTCAGCGGGCTGATACCCCAAAATGGGGCTCTGGAGAACAGAGGACCGACGGCTTTCATCGGAAATCCGGACCTTTGTGGCCCGCCGTTGAAGAACCTGTGTCCTTCCGGAGCGCCGCCGTCGAATCCCTTCCTCCCCAACAATTATTCGCCTCCGGCACCTGAGGGAAATGGCACTTATAATGGAAACAGCAGCAAAGGTGTGAGTAAAGCTGCAATTATTGCGATTGCGGTGGGCGATGTGGTCGGAATTGTTCTTATTGCATTGGTGTTCTTTTACTTTTACTGCAAGGCAACTGCTTCACTCGGCGTCAAAGAAGATGGAGGGAATTCTGacacaaggttgaagggcaggaAAGAATGTATGTGCTTTAGGAAGGAGGAATCAGAGACCTTATCGGATAACATCGAGCAGTATGAGCTAGTGCCATTGGATAGGCATGTGACCTTTGATCTTGATGGACTTTTGAAGGCGTCCGCGTTCGTCTTGGGGAAGAGCGGGATCGGTATCGTCTACAAGGTTGTGCTGGACGACGGACCGGCTTTGGCTGTGAGGAGGCTGGGGGAAGGAGGATCACAAAGGTTCAAAGAGTTCCAAACCGAGGTGGAAGCAATTGGAAAGGTTCGACATCCTAATATTGTTACCCTGAGAGCTTATTACTGGTCGATCGATGAGAAGCTGCTTATCTATGATTATATTCCTAATGGCAGCCTCTCTGCTGCTATTCATG GGAGAGCTGGAACAAGGAATTCGGCACCACTGTCATGGGAAGTACGCTTAAAGATCATGAAAGGAATAGCAAAGGGCTTGGCTTTCTTGCATGAATTCAGTCCGAAGAAGTATGTTCATGGCGATCTCAAGCCTAATAATGTGCTACTCGGACTGGATATGGAACCCTACATATCTGATTTTGGGGTCGGACGTCTGGCAAACATTGCGGGAGGATCTCCATTTTTGCAGTCGGACAGAATAGCCGTTGAGAAAACTCAGAGCCAACAATCAGATGTTGCATTCGGTCCCGTCATAAGTAGGGGATCATGTTATCAGGCTCCTGAGGCATTGAAGACCCTGAAACCATCTCAAAAATGGGACGTTTACGCATATGGAGTGATTCTATTAGAACTGATCTCTGGCAGGTCTCCACTAGTTCTTTTGGAGACCATGGAAATGGACTTGGTCTGCTGGATTCAGTTTTGTATCGAAGAGAAAAAACCCCTCTTGGATGTGTTGGACCCTTTTCTAGCTCAGGAATTGGATAGAGAAGATGAAATTATCACGGTGCTGAAAATTGCCCTGGCTTGTGTTCAAGCTGATCCTGAAAAGAGACCATCAATGAGGCATGCCACCGATACCATCCAAAGATTGATCAACAAGAACTAG
- the LOC135632798 gene encoding receptor protein kinase-like protein ZAR1 isoform X2, with translation MGLSSSSPSPLSLLCLLCAASLLLVVNGLNGEGTALLSFKAGIREDPSGSLASWNSSDQDPCSWNGITCRGVSVVALSLPKKKLVGYLPSALGSLQSLRHVNLRNNRLFGNLSAGLFAARGLQSLVLYGNFLSESLPPEIGQLLYLQNLDLSGNLFAGSLPTSLIQCKRLKALVLSHNNFTGSLPLGFGSSLAGLGKLDLSYNGFDGPIPSDVGNLTRLQGTLDLSHNRFSGSIPPSLGNLPEKVYIDLTYNNLSGLIPQNGALENRGPTAFIGNPDLCGPPLKNLCPSGAPPSNPFLPNNYSPPAPEGNGTYNGNSSKGVSKAAIIAIAVGDVVGIVLIALVFFYFYCKATASLGVKEDGGNSDTRLKGRKECMCFRKEESETLSDNIEQYELVPLDRHVTFDLDGLLKASAFVLGKSGIGIVYKVVLDDGPALAVRRLGEGGSQRFKEFQTEVEAIGKVRHPNIVTLRAYYWSIDEKLLIYDYIPNGSLSAAIHGRAGTRNSAPLSWEVRLKIMKGIAKGLAFLHEFSPKKYVHGDLKPNNVLLGLDMEPYISDFGVGRLANIAGGSPFLQSDRIAVEKTQSQQSDVAFGPVISRGSCYQAPEALKTLKPSQKWDVYAYGVILLELISGRSPLVLLETMEMDLVCWIQFCIEEKKPLLDVLDPFLAQELDREDEIITVLKIALACVQADPEKRPSMRHATDTIQRLINKN, from the exons ATGGGCTTGTCGTCATCGTCACCATCTCCTCTGTCGCTTCTCTGCCTTCTGTGCGCCGCCTCTCTTCTCCTCGTTGTTAATGGCCTGAACGGCGAAGGCACCGCACTCCTCTCCTTCAAGGCTGGCATCAGGGAGGACCCCAGTGGCTCCCTTGCAAGCTGGAACTCTTCCGACCAGGACCCCTGCTCCTGGAACGGGATCACCTGCAGGGGTGTCTCGGTGGTCGCTCTAAGCCTGCCGAAGAAGAAGCTGGTAGGCTACCTCCCCTCTGCTCTCGGCTCCCTCCAATCTCTGAGGCACGTCAACCTTCGGAACAACAGGCTCTTCGGCAACCTCTCCGCCGGCCTCTTCGCCGCCCGTGGGCTACAAAGTTTGGTCCTTTACGGGAATTTCTTGTCCGAGTCGCTCCCGCCGGAGATCGGCCAGCTTCTGTACCTTCAGAACTTGGACCTTTCCGGCAACCTGTTCGCCGGCTCGTTGCCGACCTCTTTGATCCAGTGCAAGCGGTTGAAGGCCCTCGTCCTGAGCCACAACAACTTCACCGGTTCTTTGCCCCTTGGTTTCGGTAGCAGCCTTGCTGGGTTGGGGAAGCTCGATCTTTCTTACAACGGATTCGATGGTCCGATTCCGAGTGACGTCGGTAATCTTACTAGGCTTCAAGGAACCCTGGATTTGTCCCACAACCGATTCTCTGGCTCGATCCCGCCGAGCCTTGGAAATCTGCCGGAGAAGGTCTACATCGATCTCACCTATAACAATCTCAGCGGGCTGATACCCCAAAATGGGGCTCTGGAGAACAGAGGACCGACGGCTTTCATCGGAAATCCGGACCTTTGTGGCCCGCCGTTGAAGAACCTGTGTCCTTCCGGAGCGCCGCCGTCGAATCCCTTCCTCCCCAACAATTATTCGCCTCCGGCACCTGAGGGAAATGGCACTTATAATGGAAACAGCAGCAAAGGTGTGAGTAAAGCTGCAATTATTGCGATTGCGGTGGGCGATGTGGTCGGAATTGTTCTTATTGCATTGGTGTTCTTTTACTTTTACTGCAAGGCAACTGCTTCACTCGGCGTCAAAGAAGATGGAGGGAATTCTGacacaaggttgaagggcaggaAAGAATGTATGTGCTTTAGGAAGGAGGAATCAGAGACCTTATCGGATAACATCGAGCAGTATGAGCTAGTGCCATTGGATAGGCATGTGACCTTTGATCTTGATGGACTTTTGAAGGCGTCCGCGTTCGTCTTGGGGAAGAGCGGGATCGGTATCGTCTACAAGGTTGTGCTGGACGACGGACCGGCTTTGGCTGTGAGGAGGCTGGGGGAAGGAGGATCACAAAGGTTCAAAGAGTTCCAAACCGAGGTGGAAGCAATTGGAAAGGTTCGACATCCTAATATTGTTACCCTGAGAGCTTATTACTGGTCGATCGATGAGAAGCTGCTTATCTATGATTATATTCCTAATGGCAGCCTCTCTGCTGCTATTCATG GGAGAGCTGGAACAAGGAATTCGGCACCACTGTCATGGGAAGTACGCTTAAAGATCATGAAAGGAATAGCAAAGGGCTTGGCTTTCTTGCATGAATTCAGTCCGAAGAAGTATGTTCATGGCGATCTCAAGCCTAATAATGTGCTACTCGGACTGGATATGGAACCCTACATATCTGATTTTGGGGTCGGACGTCTGGCAAACATTGCGGGAGGATCTCCATTTTTGCAGTCGGACAGAATAGCCGTTGAGAAAACTCAGAGCCAACAATCAGATGTTGCATTCGGTCCCGTCATAAGTAGGGGATCATGTTATCAGGCTCCTGAGGCATTGAAGACCCTGAAACCATCTCAAAAATGGGACGTTTACGCATATGGAGTGATTCTATTAGAACTGATCTCTGGCAGGTCTCCACTAGTTCTTTTGGAGACCATGGAAATGGACTTGGTCTGCTGGATTCAGTTTTGTATCGAAGAGAAAAAACCCCTCTTGGATGTGTTGGACCCTTTTCTAGCTCAGGAATTGGATAGAGAAGATGAAATTATCACGGTGCTGAAAATTGCCCTGGCTTGTGTTCAAGCTGATCCTGAAAAGAGACCATCAATGAGGCATGCCACCGATACCATCCAAAGATTGATCAACAAGAACTAG